The following proteins are encoded in a genomic region of Sparus aurata chromosome 11, fSpaAur1.1, whole genome shotgun sequence:
- the LOC115591701 gene encoding capping protein, Arp2/3 and myosin-I linker protein 3-like isoform X3, translated as MASKEITASGFVSVSKDITESIKKIVDKSSIKFIHGIKVDTKSGKTEDRVLVLTTWRLYFLAPKIPAKVETTFNFLEIRALNSQPDHQVIIDTDKSSYSLRFESREHLNHVVSHINFALSRIFNNSIFAPSICHSDSDLSEGSRKYSPSSETSVETQRACGGFSETYSALCDYNGISCKEEVQWDVDTIYHSQDNREFNLLDFSHLESRDLAVIVASMAYNTWFTKLYCKDLRIGSEVTEQVLHTVSKSSSLEEITLENAGLKSDFPQKMSAALSENPASVIHSLNLAHNSLDNQGVSNLIQQVCRLSKGLRLLNLSKTSLTSKGVVSLSQALCSSDEYSNSLLHLDLSKNPGVLSGEDASNLYLFLSQPNCLVHLDLSGTDCSVDSLFGALLRGCCADLSHLNLSKNSFSHRKAKDTLPLFRQFFSLAFSLTYVSLASMKLPPDVLRALLTGLTSNPHINDLHLDISGCELRSAGAAVIQELFPRVSSIATLDISDNGLDADLLTVLPALSRHPSLKHLYLGKNFNIKNRVLDEVLQKLVQLIQEEDCCLQSLSLNESRLRSRGTVLVNALGSNTCLRKVDLSGNNMDDIGAKMLSKALQINTTLRSVTWDRNNTSAAGFLDLARALEHNFTLQYMPLPLSDISQAYRSAPERTEQALTKIQRALVRNNQTQRFSQRQALRLHQGLVTSTAEQVMERLCVRVQQQVCVLRGVGEVEEIQAAKQVLKEARNSRALYPSLCELAHVLSVDGPVRQRLDSLAGELAKAADKELQVIVDSMVSLCRELCPLSSSAAERLSPPLSSVSERVSIPRSAIRTALMERAAQDIHRALEEVKLSVVSYLTNSIVDQILQELYATHKTLTRQVSHLKHWEGAGEDGTEWRFNRHRDSLDITDEELTTSIDTIAIKKRSSRTRRIRPVSTRLSLCDDSSSSPPPSVPSYSSPLSRSASWEGLSELPTQGLPLHHVTRVRPRPPRRHKGGHVPSETHCSENGGISPLDDGLPDFYTKRVLPDSQLSSLHKAHSLRRKKRRNMLAIFGFRKNRNQTLSNQGPEAEAEVYGDGCHTVATAPTGFVTATENVYTLLQPPRSAGRAGSPGEGAEGKINDHQGKNTLVLSPPPVPGIPHPGVGGSKHPFYSPREKPEMDAVFEQPGETDKYWMDDKQRTTEVLQVDKAWIEARQGDQHTEKHVERQRFENRTFAEPRTTDRHWTESRHQDRHAERQWTVDRHTQRQIDRKIERQWMGGRQIDRSWSEHRPADIQVDNQWTESRHASRKGDRQVQALHLAQRPLPPYPSDRTPSPKQEADPLKSTDAATADWHQQDTQGDRQMCPDAGGGFTEGWRSSGGGGGGGGGGGGGGGGGGGGGGGRAASCSSKPDPPPQSSKPNLSKLRPRHRLESADTLPGTEEEGETEKDPGKMEKREREKRRDSEGQPPPIPEKPKTSSYVTFPKESINERNLPPPPVPPPVTKPVYGLPDRAASQGEEGLRLQAPVKPQRSRKAMSCDADSLNSASGHSELL; from the exons GTTATTATCGACACCGACAAGTCCAGCTACTCCCTGAGGTTTGAGTCCCGCGAGCACCTCAATCATGTGGTCAGCCATATTAATTTCGCTCTGTCTCGAATATTCAACAACTCCATCTTTGC CCCGTCCATCTGTCATTCAGACAGTGAcctttctgaaggcagcaggaaGTATTCGCCCAGCTCGGAGACTTCAGTGGAAACGCAGAGGGCCTGTG GAGGCTTCTCAGAGACGTACTCGGCTCTGTGCGACTATAATGGCATCAGCTGCAAGGAGGAAGTGCAGTGG GACGTGGACACCATCTATCACTCCCAGGACAACCGCGAGTTTAACCTGCTGGACTTCAGCCACCTAGAGAGCAG GGATTTGGCGGTGATTGTGGCGTCGATGGCGTACAACACCTGGTTCACCAAGCTGTACTGCAAAGACCTGCGCATA gggtcagaggtcaccgaGCAGGTCCTGCACACAGTCAGCAAATCCTCCAGCCTGGAGGAGATCACCTTGGAGAACGCAGGGTTAAAATC AGACTTTCCGCAGAAGATGTCGGCGGCTCTGTCTGAGAACCCTGCGTCTGTCATCCACTCGCTCAACCTGGCCCACAACTCACTCGACAACCAAG GTGTGTCCAACTTGATCCAGCAGGTGTGTCGCCTCAGCAAGGGACTTCGTCTCCTCAACCTCTCCAAGACCTCGCTCACCTCCAAAG gagtggtgtctctctctcaggctcTCTGCTCCAGCGATGAGTACTCCAACTCTCTCCTGCACCTGGACCTGAGCAAGAACCCTGGGGTCCTCTCGGGGGAGGATGCCTCG AACTTGTATCTCTTCTTGTCTCAGCCCAACTGCCTGGTCCATTTGGATCTGTCGGGCACGGATTGCTCCGTCGACTCG CTATTCGGGGCTCTTCTGAGGGGGTGCTGCGCTGACCTTTCCCATCTGAACCTTTCCAAAAATTCCTTCTCCCACAG aaaaGCGAAGGACACGCTGCCTCTGTTCCGTCAGTTCTTCAGCCTGGCCTTCAGCCTCACTTATGTCAGCCTGGCCTCTATGAAGCTGCCCCCCGATGTTCTGAG GGCTCTCCTGACAGGGTTAACCTCCAATCCTCATATCAACGACCTTCATCTAGACATCAGTGGCTGCGAG ctcaggtctgcaggagctgcagtaATCCAGGAACTCTTCCCCAGAGTCTCCTCCATCGCCACTCTGGATATCTCAGACAACG gtCTGGATGCAGACTTGCTCACAGTACTGCCGGCCCTCTCCAGACACCCCTCCCTCAAACACCTTTATCTGGGCAAGAACTTCAACATCAAGAACAG GGTTCTGGATGAAGTCCTGCAGAAGCTGGTTCAGCTCATACAGGAGGAGGATTGT TGCCTGCAGTCTCTCTCCCTGAATGAGTCACGCCTACGCTCCAGGGGCACCGTGCTGGTCAATGCCCTGGGCAGCAACACCTGCCTGAGAAAGGTGGACCTGAGCGGGAACAACATGGACGACATCGGAGCCAAGATGCTGAGCAAAGCCCTGCAGATCAACACCACGCTCAG GAGTGTGACATGGGATCGCAACAACACCTCCGCAGCAGGATTTCTAGACTTGGCCCGGGCGCTTGAACA TAATTTCACCTTGCAGTACATGCCTCTGCCCCTAAGTGACATCAGCCAGGCGTACCGCAGCGCCCCTGAGAGGACGGAGCAGGCGCTGACAAAG ATCCAGCGCGCTCTGGTGAGGAACAACCAGACCCAGCGCTTCTCTCAGAGGCAGGCCCTGCGGCTGCACCAGGGCCTGGTGACCAGCACTGCCGAGCAG GTGATGGAGCGCCTGTGTGTGCGCGTCcaacagcaggtgtgtgtgttgcgaGGCGtcggagaggtggaggagattcAAGCTGCTAAACAAGTGCTAAAAGAGGCCAGGAACTCCCGCGCT CTGTACCCGTCGCTGTGCGAGCTGGCTCACGTGCTGTCTGTGGACGGGCCGGTGCGGCAGAGACTCGACTCTCTGGCCGGTGAACTTGCGAAAGCTGCGGACAAGGAGCTTCAG GTGATCGTGGACTCTATGGTGTCTCTCTGTCGCGAGCTCTGCCCTTTATCTTCTTCTGCGGCGGAGAGGCTGAGTCCTCCGCTCTCATCCGTCTCCGAGCGCGTGTCCATCCCTCGCTCTGCCATCCGGACGGCTCTGATGGAAAGAGCGGCGCAGGATATTCACCGAGCCTTAGA AGAAGTGAAGCTGTCAGTGGTTTCCTATCTCACCAACTCCATCGTGGACCAAATACTGCAGGAGCTCTACGCCACCCATAAGACCCTG ACCCGGCAGGTGTCTCACCTGAAACACTGGGAGGGGGCAGGTGAGGACGGGACAGAGTGGAGGTTTAACAGACACAGAGACTCGCTGGACATCACAGACGAGGAGCTCACCACCAGCATA GACACAATAGCCATTAAGAAGCGCAGCTCGAGAACAAGACGAATACGACCCGTCTCCACCAGGCTGA GTCTCTGTGACGACTCCAGCTCCTCGCCGCCCCCCTCCGTGCCGTCATACTCCTCGCCGCTATCTCGCTCGGCATCCTGGGAGGGCCTGTCAGAGCTGCCTACACAAGGTCTGCCTCTCCATCATGTGACTCGGGTTCGGCCCAGGCCCCCGCGGAGGCACAAAGGAGGGCACGTCCCCTCCGAGACG cattgCAGTGAAAATGGAGGAATAAGCCCTCTCGACGATGGACTCCCAGACTTCTACACTAAAAGAGTTCTCCCCGACAG tcagctctcctctctgcacaAAGCTCACtcactgaggaggaagaagaggagaaacatgCTGGCCATCTTCGGCTTCCGCAAGAACCGCAACCAAACTTTGTCCAATCAGGGTCCGGAGGCTGAGGCGGAGGTTTATGGAGATGGGTGTCACACCGTTGCCACGGCACCCACAGGGTTTGT GACTGCCACAGAGAACGTGTACACTCTCCTTCAGCCTCCGAGGTCCGCTGGCAGAGCCGGGTCACCCGGTGAAGGGGCCGAGGGGAAAATAAACGATCACCAGGGGAAAAACACTCTCGTTTTGAGTCCGCCGCCAGTGCCGGGCATCCCTCACCCGGGCGTGGGAGGGAGCAAACACCCCTTTTATTCCCCCAGAGAG aAGCCCGAAATGGATGCTGTGTTTGAACAGCCGGGAGAGACGGACAAGTACTGGATGGACGACAAACAGAGGACAACAGAGGTGCTGCAGGTGGACAAGGCGTGGATAGAGGCGAGGCAAGGCGatcaacacacagagaaacacgtGGAGAGGCAGCGGTTTGAGAACAGGACTTTTGCAGAGCCGAGGACGACGGACAGGCACTGGACTGAGAGCAGACACCAGGACAGACATGCGGAGAGACAGTGGACTGTTGACAGACACACCCAGCGGCAGATAGACAGAAAGATAGAGAGGCAGTGGATGGGCGGCAGACAGATAGACAGGTCGTGGTCGGAGCACAGGCCGGCGGACATACAGGTGGACAATCAGTGGACTGAGAGCAGACATGCCAGCAGGAAGggggacagacaggtgcaggCGCTTCATTTGGCTCAAAGGCCGCTGCCGCCGTACCCGTCTGACAGGACGCCTTCGCCAAAACAGGAAGCGGATCCTCTGAAAAGCACGGATGCAGCGACTGCAGACTGGCATCAGCAGGACAcgcagggagacagacagatgtgtcCCGACGCTGGTGGAGGGTTtacagagggatggaggagcagcggaggaggaggaggaggaggaggaggaggaggaggaggaggaggaggaggaggaggaggaggaggaggtcgaGCTGCTTCCTGTTCATCCAAACCCGATCCCCCGCCACAGAGCAGCAAACCAAACCTGTCCAAACTGAGACCAAGACATCGACTCGAGAGCGCAGACACTCTGCCAG ggacagaggaggaaggagaaacgGAGAAGGATCCGGGGAagatggaaaagagagagagagagaaaagaagagactCGGAGGGTCAACCTCCTCCGATTCCAGAAAAG CCAAAGACGTCCTCGTATGTGACTTTTCCAAAAGAGTCAATCAATGAGAGGAACTTACCTCCCCCTCCTGTGCCGCCTCCCGTTACCAAGCCTGTGTACGGATTACCAGACAGAGCTGCGAGTCAAG GTGAAGAAGGATTGAGACTTCAGGCTCCAGTGAAACCACAGCGGAGCAGAAAGGCCATGTCCTGTGACGCAG ACAGCCTCAACTCAGCCTCTGGCCACAGCGAGCTGTTGTGA
- the LOC115591701 gene encoding capping protein, Arp2/3 and myosin-I linker protein 3-like isoform X1: MASKEITASGFVSVSKDITESIKKIVDKSSIKFIHGIKVDTKSGKTEDRVLVLTTWRLYFLAPKIPAKVETTFNFLEIRALNSQPDHQVIIDTDKSSYSLRFESREHLNHVVSHINFALSRIFNNSIFAPSICHSDSDLSEGSRKYSPSSETSVETQRACGGFSETYSALCDYNGISCKEEVQWDVDTIYHSQDNREFNLLDFSHLESRDLAVIVASMAYNTWFTKLYCKDLRIGSEVTEQVLHTVSKSSSLEEITLENAGLKSDFPQKMSAALSENPASVIHSLNLAHNSLDNQGVSNLIQQVCRLSKGLRLLNLSKTSLTSKGVVSLSQALCSSDEYSNSLLHLDLSKNPGVLSGEDASNLYLFLSQPNCLVHLDLSGTDCSVDSLFGALLRGCCADLSHLNLSKNSFSHRKAKDTLPLFRQFFSLAFSLTYVSLASMKLPPDVLRALLTGLTSNPHINDLHLDISGCELRSAGAAVIQELFPRVSSIATLDISDNGLDADLLTVLPALSRHPSLKHLYLGKNFNIKNRVLDEVLQKLVQLIQEEDCCLQSLSLNESRLRSRGTVLVNALGSNTCLRKVDLSGNNMDDIGAKMLSKALQINTTLRSVTWDRNNTSAAGFLDLARALEHNFTLQYMPLPLSDISQAYRSAPERTEQALTKIQRALVRNNQTQRFSQRQALRLHQGLVTSTAEQVMERLCVRVQQQVCVLRGVGEVEEIQAAKQVLKEARNSRALYPSLCELAHVLSVDGPVRQRLDSLAGELAKAADKELQVIVDSMVSLCRELCPLSSSAAERLSPPLSSVSERVSIPRSAIRTALMERAAQDIHRALEEVKLSVVSYLTNSIVDQILQELYATHKTLTRQVSHLKHWEGAGEDGTEWRFNRHRDSLDITDEELTTSIDTIAIKKRSSRTRRIRPVSTRLSLCDDSSSSPPPSVPSYSSPLSRSASWEGLSELPTQGLPLHHVTRVRPRPPRRHKGGHVPSETHCSENGGISPLDDGLPDFYTKRVLPDSQLSSLHKAHSLRRKKRRNMLAIFGFRKNRNQTLSNQGPEAEAEVYGDGCHTVATAPTGFVTATENVYTLLQPPRSAGRAGSPGEGAEGKINDHQGKNTLVLSPPPVPGIPHPGVGGSKHPFYSPREKPEMDAVFEQPGETDKYWMDDKQRTTEVLQVDKAWIEARQGDQHTEKHVERQRFENRTFAEPRTTDRHWTESRHQDRHAERQWTVDRHTQRQIDRKIERQWMGGRQIDRSWSEHRPADIQVDNQWTESRHASRKGDRQVQALHLAQRPLPPYPSDRTPSPKQEADPLKSTDAATADWHQQDTQGDRQMCPDAGGGFTEGWRSSGGGGGGGGGGGGGGGGGGGGGGGRAASCSSKPDPPPQSSKPNLSKLRPRHRLESADTLPGTEEEGETEKDPGKMEKREREKRRDSEGQPPPIPEKPKTSSYVTFPKESINERNLPPPPVPPPVTKPVYGLPDRAASQGEEGLRLQAPVKPQRSRKAMSCDAGTDRESPNNVEKPPNRKPPVKKPRLPQNRNKSLDLSDSLNSASGHSELL, encoded by the exons GTTATTATCGACACCGACAAGTCCAGCTACTCCCTGAGGTTTGAGTCCCGCGAGCACCTCAATCATGTGGTCAGCCATATTAATTTCGCTCTGTCTCGAATATTCAACAACTCCATCTTTGC CCCGTCCATCTGTCATTCAGACAGTGAcctttctgaaggcagcaggaaGTATTCGCCCAGCTCGGAGACTTCAGTGGAAACGCAGAGGGCCTGTG GAGGCTTCTCAGAGACGTACTCGGCTCTGTGCGACTATAATGGCATCAGCTGCAAGGAGGAAGTGCAGTGG GACGTGGACACCATCTATCACTCCCAGGACAACCGCGAGTTTAACCTGCTGGACTTCAGCCACCTAGAGAGCAG GGATTTGGCGGTGATTGTGGCGTCGATGGCGTACAACACCTGGTTCACCAAGCTGTACTGCAAAGACCTGCGCATA gggtcagaggtcaccgaGCAGGTCCTGCACACAGTCAGCAAATCCTCCAGCCTGGAGGAGATCACCTTGGAGAACGCAGGGTTAAAATC AGACTTTCCGCAGAAGATGTCGGCGGCTCTGTCTGAGAACCCTGCGTCTGTCATCCACTCGCTCAACCTGGCCCACAACTCACTCGACAACCAAG GTGTGTCCAACTTGATCCAGCAGGTGTGTCGCCTCAGCAAGGGACTTCGTCTCCTCAACCTCTCCAAGACCTCGCTCACCTCCAAAG gagtggtgtctctctctcaggctcTCTGCTCCAGCGATGAGTACTCCAACTCTCTCCTGCACCTGGACCTGAGCAAGAACCCTGGGGTCCTCTCGGGGGAGGATGCCTCG AACTTGTATCTCTTCTTGTCTCAGCCCAACTGCCTGGTCCATTTGGATCTGTCGGGCACGGATTGCTCCGTCGACTCG CTATTCGGGGCTCTTCTGAGGGGGTGCTGCGCTGACCTTTCCCATCTGAACCTTTCCAAAAATTCCTTCTCCCACAG aaaaGCGAAGGACACGCTGCCTCTGTTCCGTCAGTTCTTCAGCCTGGCCTTCAGCCTCACTTATGTCAGCCTGGCCTCTATGAAGCTGCCCCCCGATGTTCTGAG GGCTCTCCTGACAGGGTTAACCTCCAATCCTCATATCAACGACCTTCATCTAGACATCAGTGGCTGCGAG ctcaggtctgcaggagctgcagtaATCCAGGAACTCTTCCCCAGAGTCTCCTCCATCGCCACTCTGGATATCTCAGACAACG gtCTGGATGCAGACTTGCTCACAGTACTGCCGGCCCTCTCCAGACACCCCTCCCTCAAACACCTTTATCTGGGCAAGAACTTCAACATCAAGAACAG GGTTCTGGATGAAGTCCTGCAGAAGCTGGTTCAGCTCATACAGGAGGAGGATTGT TGCCTGCAGTCTCTCTCCCTGAATGAGTCACGCCTACGCTCCAGGGGCACCGTGCTGGTCAATGCCCTGGGCAGCAACACCTGCCTGAGAAAGGTGGACCTGAGCGGGAACAACATGGACGACATCGGAGCCAAGATGCTGAGCAAAGCCCTGCAGATCAACACCACGCTCAG GAGTGTGACATGGGATCGCAACAACACCTCCGCAGCAGGATTTCTAGACTTGGCCCGGGCGCTTGAACA TAATTTCACCTTGCAGTACATGCCTCTGCCCCTAAGTGACATCAGCCAGGCGTACCGCAGCGCCCCTGAGAGGACGGAGCAGGCGCTGACAAAG ATCCAGCGCGCTCTGGTGAGGAACAACCAGACCCAGCGCTTCTCTCAGAGGCAGGCCCTGCGGCTGCACCAGGGCCTGGTGACCAGCACTGCCGAGCAG GTGATGGAGCGCCTGTGTGTGCGCGTCcaacagcaggtgtgtgtgttgcgaGGCGtcggagaggtggaggagattcAAGCTGCTAAACAAGTGCTAAAAGAGGCCAGGAACTCCCGCGCT CTGTACCCGTCGCTGTGCGAGCTGGCTCACGTGCTGTCTGTGGACGGGCCGGTGCGGCAGAGACTCGACTCTCTGGCCGGTGAACTTGCGAAAGCTGCGGACAAGGAGCTTCAG GTGATCGTGGACTCTATGGTGTCTCTCTGTCGCGAGCTCTGCCCTTTATCTTCTTCTGCGGCGGAGAGGCTGAGTCCTCCGCTCTCATCCGTCTCCGAGCGCGTGTCCATCCCTCGCTCTGCCATCCGGACGGCTCTGATGGAAAGAGCGGCGCAGGATATTCACCGAGCCTTAGA AGAAGTGAAGCTGTCAGTGGTTTCCTATCTCACCAACTCCATCGTGGACCAAATACTGCAGGAGCTCTACGCCACCCATAAGACCCTG ACCCGGCAGGTGTCTCACCTGAAACACTGGGAGGGGGCAGGTGAGGACGGGACAGAGTGGAGGTTTAACAGACACAGAGACTCGCTGGACATCACAGACGAGGAGCTCACCACCAGCATA GACACAATAGCCATTAAGAAGCGCAGCTCGAGAACAAGACGAATACGACCCGTCTCCACCAGGCTGA GTCTCTGTGACGACTCCAGCTCCTCGCCGCCCCCCTCCGTGCCGTCATACTCCTCGCCGCTATCTCGCTCGGCATCCTGGGAGGGCCTGTCAGAGCTGCCTACACAAGGTCTGCCTCTCCATCATGTGACTCGGGTTCGGCCCAGGCCCCCGCGGAGGCACAAAGGAGGGCACGTCCCCTCCGAGACG cattgCAGTGAAAATGGAGGAATAAGCCCTCTCGACGATGGACTCCCAGACTTCTACACTAAAAGAGTTCTCCCCGACAG tcagctctcctctctgcacaAAGCTCACtcactgaggaggaagaagaggagaaacatgCTGGCCATCTTCGGCTTCCGCAAGAACCGCAACCAAACTTTGTCCAATCAGGGTCCGGAGGCTGAGGCGGAGGTTTATGGAGATGGGTGTCACACCGTTGCCACGGCACCCACAGGGTTTGT GACTGCCACAGAGAACGTGTACACTCTCCTTCAGCCTCCGAGGTCCGCTGGCAGAGCCGGGTCACCCGGTGAAGGGGCCGAGGGGAAAATAAACGATCACCAGGGGAAAAACACTCTCGTTTTGAGTCCGCCGCCAGTGCCGGGCATCCCTCACCCGGGCGTGGGAGGGAGCAAACACCCCTTTTATTCCCCCAGAGAG aAGCCCGAAATGGATGCTGTGTTTGAACAGCCGGGAGAGACGGACAAGTACTGGATGGACGACAAACAGAGGACAACAGAGGTGCTGCAGGTGGACAAGGCGTGGATAGAGGCGAGGCAAGGCGatcaacacacagagaaacacgtGGAGAGGCAGCGGTTTGAGAACAGGACTTTTGCAGAGCCGAGGACGACGGACAGGCACTGGACTGAGAGCAGACACCAGGACAGACATGCGGAGAGACAGTGGACTGTTGACAGACACACCCAGCGGCAGATAGACAGAAAGATAGAGAGGCAGTGGATGGGCGGCAGACAGATAGACAGGTCGTGGTCGGAGCACAGGCCGGCGGACATACAGGTGGACAATCAGTGGACTGAGAGCAGACATGCCAGCAGGAAGggggacagacaggtgcaggCGCTTCATTTGGCTCAAAGGCCGCTGCCGCCGTACCCGTCTGACAGGACGCCTTCGCCAAAACAGGAAGCGGATCCTCTGAAAAGCACGGATGCAGCGACTGCAGACTGGCATCAGCAGGACAcgcagggagacagacagatgtgtcCCGACGCTGGTGGAGGGTTtacagagggatggaggagcagcggaggaggaggaggaggaggaggaggaggaggaggaggaggaggaggaggaggaggaggaggaggaggtcgaGCTGCTTCCTGTTCATCCAAACCCGATCCCCCGCCACAGAGCAGCAAACCAAACCTGTCCAAACTGAGACCAAGACATCGACTCGAGAGCGCAGACACTCTGCCAG ggacagaggaggaaggagaaacgGAGAAGGATCCGGGGAagatggaaaagagagagagagagaaaagaagagactCGGAGGGTCAACCTCCTCCGATTCCAGAAAAG CCAAAGACGTCCTCGTATGTGACTTTTCCAAAAGAGTCAATCAATGAGAGGAACTTACCTCCCCCTCCTGTGCCGCCTCCCGTTACCAAGCCTGTGTACGGATTACCAGACAGAGCTGCGAGTCAAG GTGAAGAAGGATTGAGACTTCAGGCTCCAGTGAAACCACAGCGGAGCAGAAAGGCCATGTCCTGTGACGCAG GCACTGACAGGGAAAGCCCTAATAATGTTGAGAAGCCCCCAAATCGCAAACCCCCCGTGAAAAAACCTAGACTACCCCAAAACAGAAATAAGTCACTGGACCTGTCTG ACAGCCTCAACTCAGCCTCTGGCCACAGCGAGCTGTTGTGA